Proteins encoded by one window of Salvia splendens isolate huo1 chromosome 7, SspV2, whole genome shotgun sequence:
- the LOC121741809 gene encoding centromere/kinetochore protein zw10 homolog, with the protein MDVLINSINVRELLSSPESPSSPLSAPDLRLLISRLDAHSIRIKSTVQSYLLSHHSDFSALFSSCADVVSKSENLAENFAALLSLVCDQPVEAYVGRIVKEIVEKRREAREKREILEFLGVVLELDGKLVVVREDVKRGRVVEAAEGLRELKEALGVKGGGDAQTAAEGEPAVYAILRKQWADCFEEIQELLLRFMENAVRFDQDTNAVHVKYQISVDGINDLELSTIMNAMDVAGVLDYGLAKIADLITKYVFTPVVSCKANPVVEEENRQELDDVREAVLKMVPSVEPEGNKVDGELMYSNIVRIIDFFSKFLCFNNGSWMCCFGRLTWPRMSDMIISNFLAKVVPDDASKLAEFQQIRKLTIDFEIALKELKFISSSNDKDHMLSSFADNVEVHFASRKKVQILAKARNMLLQSDFSLPQDYATRTSQANKEESADSNRVILLFSSEECVVSVSAKELMELVHQTLKDVCVSPPKVALEFYHAARNALVLYEAIIPVKLQRQLDTINQAAVLMHNDCLYLSQEILGLVFQYRPYFPSSVKDLAVFIDLAPKFQLLAEEVLQRQIQLVMSNLKQAIDGANGFQNTHQIKQFESAKFCIDQIAFVIEKVHIIWEPLLLPSVYEKSMTVILESVFTRLAKEILLIDDMAAEETLQLQRLIQLLFEHLSSLLEPMLAGDEREKSQEAQKDMDNLILSIRKLRKLAELLDMPLKSITDAWESGELADCNFKASEVKDFIRAIFTDSPLRKECLFRIENTNLR; encoded by the exons ATGGACGTTCTGATCAACTCAATCAACGTCCGGGAACTTCTCTCCTCGCCGGAATCCCCTTCCTCACCGCTGTCAGCGCCGGATCTCCGCCTCCTCATCTCCCGCCTCGATGCCCACTCCATCCGGATCAAATCCACCGTTCAATCGTACCTCCTTTCCCACCATTCCGACTTCTCCGCCCTCTTCTCGAGCTGCGCCGACGTCGTTTCCAAGTCGGAGAATCTCGCCGAAAATTTCGCCGCGCTGCTGAGCCTCGTGTGCGATCAGCCGGTGGAGGCGTATGTGGGGAGGATCGTGAAGGAGATTGTGGAGAAGAGGAGGGAGGCGCGGGAGAAGAGGGAGATTCTGGAGTTTTTGGGGGTAGTTTTGGAATTGGATGGGAAATTGGTGGTGGTTAGGGAGGATGTGAAGCGTGGGAGAGTGGTGGAGGCGGCGGAGGGGCTTAGGGAGCTGAAGGAAGCTCTTGGAGTGAAGGGTGGTGGCGATGCTCAGACGGCGGCGGAAGGTGAGCCGGCGGTTTATGCGATTCTCAGAAAGCAGTGGGCGGATTGTTTCGAGGAG ATTCAAGAGCTACTTCTGAGGTTTATGGAGAACGCTGTGCGGTTTGACCAGGATACAAACGCGGTTCATGTAAAGTATCAGATAAGCGTAGATGGAATTAATGATCTAGAGCTATCCACTATTATGAATGCTATGGAT GTTGCTGGGGTCCTTGATTATGGGCTTGCTAAAATTGCAGATCTGATCACGAAATATGTTTTTACACCGGTAGTGAGTTGCAAAGCAAATcctgttgttgaagaagaaaacAGACAGGAGTTGGATGATGTCAGAGAAGCAGTTCTTAAGATGGTTCCATCTGTTGAGCCCGAG GGAAACAAGGTAGACGGTGAACTTATGTACTCCAACATCGTTCGGATCATTGATTTTTTCAGCAAATTTTTATGCTTCAACAATGGCTCTTGGATGTGCTGTTTTGGAAGATTGACTTGGCCGAGGATGTCAGATATGATTATTTCAAATTTCCTGGCCAAG GTTGTTCCTGACGATGCTTCCAAGCTAGCCGAGTTTCAGCAAATCAGGAAACTAACAATTGATTTTGAGATCGCTTTGAAGGAACTTAAGTTCATATCTTCATCGAATGATAAAGATCATATGCTGAGTAGTTTTGCTGACAATGTTGAAGTGCACTTTGCATCGAGAAAGAAAGTTCAAATATTGGCTAAGGCCAGAAATATGCTTCTGCAATCTGATTTCAGCCTTCCTCAG GACTATGCCACGAGAACATCGCAGGCCAATAAAGAAGAGAGTGCTGATTCCAATCGTGTTATTTTGCTTTTTTCATCTGAAGAATGTGTGGTGTCTGTATCAGCTAAAGAACTAATGGAGCTTGTGCACCAAACCTTGAAG GATGTATGTGTGTCACCTCCGAAAGTGGCATTGGAATTCTACCATGCTGCTAGAAATGCTCTAGTACTTTACGAAGCGATAATCCCCGTGAAG CTTCAAAGGCAGCTTGATACCATTAACCAGGCGGCTGTTCTCATGCACAATGACTGTCTTTACCTATCTCAGGAGATTCTTGGGCTTGTGTTTCAG TATCGTCCATACTTTCCTAGTTCTGTTAAAGACCTTGCTGTATTTATTGATTTGGCTCCCAAATTTCAACTCCTGGCTGAAGAAGTTTTGCAGCGTCAAATTCAGCTTGTTATGTCCAACTTAAAACAG GCTATCGATGGAGCCAACGGATTCCAAAATACCCACCAAATAAAACAGTTCGAATCTGCCAAATTTTGCATCGACCAG ATTGCGTTCGTAATTGAGAAAGTGCACATCATCTGGGAACCTTTGTTACTTCCTTCCGTTTATGAGAAGAGTATGACCGTAATTCTAGAGTCAGtctttacaagacttgcaaaaGAGATACTTCTTATAGATGACATGGCTGCCGAAGAAACATTGCAG CTACAAAGACTGATTCAGCTGCTGTTCGAGCATCTATCCTCTTTACTCGAGCCCATGTTGGCCGGGGACGAGAGAGAGAAGTCACAAGAGGCTCAAAAGGACATGGATAATCTTATATTATCCATTCGGAAGCTGAGAAAGTTGGCCG AACTCTTGGATATGCCTCTGAAGTCCATTACCGATGCCTGGGAAAGCGGTGAACTCGCTGATTGCAACTTCAAAGCATCAGAG GTCAAAGATTTCATTCGAGCAATCTTTACGGATTCACCTCTGAGAAAAGAATGCTTGTTCAGAATAGAAAACACAAACTTGAGATGA